In one window of Bacteriovorax sp. BAL6_X DNA:
- a CDS encoding PIG-L deacetylase family protein, translated as MNEKILVIVAHADDEVLGCGATIHKHIRNNDDVYVLVLTDSTSAQGKDIQNRHQEYLKALNILGVQNHKKLSLKDNRLDSYPLIEIIQEIEKVKKDYNPNIVYTHSYNDLNIDHQITNKAVLTAFRSTPSNTTTEVYTFDIPSSIEYQSSQLMQARKNYFNSITKEDLKAKVQAMCAYESELHPFPHPRSIENLEIIAKSEGTKCGKELAESFYIEKIIR; from the coding sequence ATGAATGAAAAAATCTTAGTAATTGTTGCTCATGCTGACGATGAAGTATTGGGTTGTGGTGCAACGATACATAAACATATTAGAAACAATGATGATGTATATGTACTAGTCCTCACTGATAGTACTTCGGCCCAAGGTAAAGATATTCAAAACCGTCATCAAGAATACCTAAAAGCTCTCAATATACTTGGGGTACAAAATCACAAAAAACTATCGTTAAAAGATAATAGACTCGATAGCTACCCACTTATCGAAATCATCCAAGAAATTGAAAAAGTAAAAAAAGATTATAATCCCAATATAGTATACACTCATTCATACAATGATTTAAATATTGACCATCAAATCACAAATAAAGCTGTCCTCACGGCCTTCAGATCAACTCCGAGTAATACAACAACAGAAGTCTACACTTTTGATATACCTTCAAGTATTGAATATCAGTCTTCACAACTTATGCAAGCAAGAAAAAATTATTTTAATTCGATTACTAAGGAAGACTTAAAGGCAAAGGTTCAAGCAATGTGTGCTTATGAGAGTGAACTACATCCTTTTCCTCATCCTCGTTCAATCGAAAATTTAGAGATCATTGCAAAGTCTGAAGGGACAAAATGTGGTAAAGAATTAGCAGAATCATTTTATATTGAAAAAATCATTAGATAG